One window of Chryseobacterium sp. JJR-5R genomic DNA carries:
- the rpoC gene encoding DNA-directed RNA polymerase subunit beta': MSNKNKSSRFNKITIGLASPESILQDSRGEVLKPETINYRTHKPERDGLFCEKIFGPIKDYECACGKYKRIRYKGIVCDRCGVEVTEKKVRRERIGHINLVVPIAHIWYFRSLPNKIGYLLGIPSKKLDMIIYYERYVVIQQGIAKKLDGSDFDNMEFLTEEEYLDIMETLPVENQYLDDSDPNKFIAKMGAEAVEELLKRIDLDALSFDLRHKAHNEGSKQRRTEALKRLNVVEALRGANTRMINKPEWMIMRVLPVIPPELRPLVPLDGGRFATSDLNDLYRRVIIRNNRLKRLLEIKAPEVILRNEKRMLQESVDSLFDNTRKSSAVKSESNRPLKSLSDSLKGKQGRFRQNLLGKRVDYSARSVIVVGPNLQLHECGIPKDMAAELYKPFIIRKLIERGIVKTVKSAKRIIDRKEPVVYDILENVMKGHPVLLNRAPTLHRLGIQAFQPKMIEGKAIQLHPLVTTAFNADFDGDQMAVHLPLGPEAILEAQLLMLGSQNILNPANGSPITVPSQDMVLGLYFMTKELSSTDDMKVKGEGLVFYSPEEAEIAYAEGRVSLNAKVRCRLPVKEEGEIVTRLIETSVGRILFNQIVPKQSGYINELLTKKSLRNIIGRVLDDTDFPTTVKFLDAMKDLGYSNAFKGGLSFSLGDIVVPVEKKKMIATSIETVDEIRANYNMGLITDTERYNQVIDVWTNTNAGLTEMIMSRMKVDQGGFNSVYMMLDSGARGSKEQIRQLSGMRGLMAKPQKAGSTGAEIIENPILANFKEGLSILEYFISTHGARKGLADTALKTADAGYLTRRLVDVAQDVIVTEADCGTLRGTEVTALKKNDEIVERISERILGRVSLHNIYDPESDELIAEADQVINETLAKRIEEAALESVEVRSPLTCEAKKGICAKCYGRNLATGKVIHMGEAVGVIAAQSIGEPGTQLTLRTFHQGGTAGNVSENPSIVARRDGIVEMDEVRTITSEDENGNTAEVVVSRSTEFRLVADNESRTPLMIANVPYGSILAVKPGDKVSKGDVICRWDPYNAVIIAETAGKVEYEDIIQGISFQLEIDEQTGFEEKVISESRNKKAVPTLKVVDSKGVEQKAYNLPVGAHLMVNDGEKIKAGKVLIKIPRKSAKAGDITGGLPRVTELFEARNPSNPAVVTEIDGVVSYGKIKRGNRELIVEAKTGERKIYLVKLSNQILVQENDFVRAGSPLSDGSITPDDILRIKGPTAVQEYLVNEIQEVYRLQGVKIDDKHFEIIVRQMMTKVSIVDGGDTQFLEGALEHKYDFLEENNRVFGLKVVMEAGDSKVFKPGQMITARELRDENSKLKREDQALVEVREALPATATPVLQGITRAALQTKSFMSAASFQETTKVLNEAAVAGKVDELNGLKENVIVGHRIPAGTGLKEYQNVIVGSKKEFEDLN; this comes from the coding sequence ATGTCAAATAAAAATAAATCAAGTAGATTTAATAAAATAACCATCGGTTTAGCTTCTCCGGAGTCCATTTTACAGGATTCGAGAGGAGAGGTTTTAAAGCCGGAAACCATTAACTACAGAACGCACAAGCCTGAAAGGGACGGTCTGTTCTGTGAAAAGATCTTCGGTCCTATCAAAGATTACGAATGTGCTTGTGGTAAATACAAGAGAATCCGTTATAAAGGGATCGTTTGTGACCGTTGTGGAGTAGAGGTTACGGAGAAGAAAGTAAGAAGAGAGAGAATCGGACATATCAATCTGGTAGTTCCTATTGCTCACATCTGGTATTTCCGTTCTTTACCGAATAAAATCGGTTACCTTTTAGGAATTCCTTCCAAGAAATTGGATATGATCATCTATTACGAAAGATATGTGGTGATTCAGCAGGGGATTGCCAAGAAATTAGACGGTTCCGATTTTGATAACATGGAATTCCTGACAGAAGAGGAATATCTGGATATCATGGAGACACTTCCGGTGGAGAACCAGTATCTTGATGATTCAGATCCGAACAAATTCATCGCCAAAATGGGTGCTGAAGCGGTAGAAGAACTGTTGAAGAGAATCGACCTTGATGCCCTGTCTTTCGATTTAAGACATAAAGCGCACAACGAAGGTTCCAAACAGAGAAGAACCGAAGCTTTAAAAAGACTGAACGTTGTAGAAGCATTGAGAGGTGCCAATACAAGGATGATCAATAAGCCGGAGTGGATGATTATGCGTGTGCTTCCTGTTATACCGCCGGAATTGAGACCATTGGTTCCGTTGGATGGAGGGCGTTTCGCAACATCCGATTTAAATGACCTTTACAGAAGGGTAATTATCAGGAATAACCGTTTGAAGAGATTGCTGGAGATCAAAGCTCCTGAAGTAATCTTAAGAAACGAAAAGCGTATGCTTCAGGAATCAGTAGATTCATTGTTCGATAATACAAGAAAATCTTCAGCCGTAAAATCTGAATCCAACCGACCGTTGAAATCACTTTCAGATTCACTGAAAGGTAAGCAGGGGCGTTTCCGTCAGAACTTATTAGGGAAAAGGGTGGATTACTCGGCGCGTTCGGTAATTGTCGTAGGTCCTAACCTGCAGCTTCACGAATGCGGTATCCCTAAAGATATGGCAGCTGAGCTTTACAAACCGTTTATCATCAGAAAACTGATTGAAAGAGGAATTGTAAAAACAGTAAAGTCCGCAAAAAGAATTATTGACAGGAAAGAGCCTGTAGTATATGATATCCTTGAAAATGTGATGAAAGGCCACCCGGTTCTTCTGAACAGGGCACCTACGCTTCACAGACTGGGGATCCAAGCATTCCAGCCTAAAATGATCGAAGGGAAAGCGATCCAGCTTCACCCGTTGGTAACAACGGCCTTCAATGCCGATTTCGACGGTGACCAGATGGCGGTACATTTACCGTTAGGTCCTGAAGCGATCCTTGAAGCGCAGCTGTTGATGCTGGGATCTCAGAACATCCTGAACCCGGCAAACGGTTCTCCTATTACCGTACCTTCTCAGGACATGGTTCTTGGTCTTTATTTCATGACCAAAGAATTAAGCTCTACGGACGATATGAAAGTAAAAGGCGAAGGTCTTGTATTCTATTCTCCTGAAGAGGCGGAAATCGCTTATGCTGAAGGCAGGGTTTCTTTAAATGCTAAAGTAAGATGCAGGCTTCCGGTAAAAGAAGAAGGCGAAATTGTTACCAGGCTGATTGAAACTTCTGTAGGAAGAATCCTGTTTAACCAGATTGTTCCTAAACAGTCAGGATATATCAATGAGCTTCTTACCAAGAAATCATTAAGAAACATTATCGGTAGGGTATTGGATGATACAGACTTCCCTACAACTGTGAAGTTCCTGGATGCCATGAAAGACTTAGGGTATTCAAACGCATTCAAAGGCGGTCTTTCCTTCTCATTAGGGGACATTGTAGTTCCTGTTGAGAAAAAGAAAATGATTGCAACATCTATCGAAACGGTTGACGAGATCAGAGCCAACTATAACATGGGGCTTATTACCGATACCGAGCGTTATAACCAGGTAATCGACGTTTGGACGAATACCAACGCAGGATTAACGGAGATGATCATGAGCAGAATGAAAGTTGACCAGGGTGGATTCAATTCTGTATACATGATGCTTGACTCCGGGGCAAGGGGTTCCAAGGAACAGATCCGTCAGTTATCAGGGATGAGAGGTTTGATGGCGAAACCGCAGAAAGCCGGGTCTACCGGTGCGGAGATCATTGAAAACCCGATCCTTGCAAACTTTAAAGAAGGTCTTTCCATCTTGGAATACTTTATCTCTACCCACGGTGCCCGTAAAGGTCTTGCGGATACCGCTCTTAAGACGGCCGATGCCGGTTACTTAACGAGAAGACTGGTAGACGTTGCACAGGATGTTATCGTTACAGAAGCAGACTGCGGAACATTGAGAGGTACAGAAGTAACTGCACTTAAGAAAAATGACGAGATTGTTGAAAGAATCTCCGAAAGAATCTTAGGTAGGGTTTCCCTTCATAATATTTATGATCCTGAAAGTGATGAATTAATCGCTGAAGCAGATCAGGTAATTAATGAAACATTAGCCAAGAGAATTGAAGAAGCGGCACTGGAATCGGTTGAAGTTCGTTCACCGTTGACCTGTGAAGCCAAGAAAGGAATCTGCGCAAAATGTTACGGTAGAAACTTAGCCACCGGTAAAGTAATCCATATGGGTGAAGCGGTAGGAGTAATTGCAGCACAGTCCATTGGGGAACCGGGAACCCAGCTTACGCTGAGAACCTTCCACCAGGGGGGTACTGCAGGTAACGTTTCAGAAAACCCATCCATCGTTGCAAGAAGAGACGGTATCGTTGAAATGGATGAAGTAAGAACAATTACTTCTGAAGATGAAAACGGAAACACGGCTGAAGTAGTGGTTTCCCGTTCTACGGAATTCAGATTGGTTGCGGATAACGAATCCAGAACACCGTTGATGATTGCAAACGTACCTTACGGATCCATCCTGGCTGTAAAACCGGGTGACAAAGTAAGTAAAGGAGATGTAATCTGTAGATGGGATCCGTATAATGCGGTTATCATTGCAGAAACTGCTGGTAAGGTAGAATATGAAGACATCATCCAGGGTATTTCATTCCAATTAGAAATTGACGAACAGACCGGATTTGAAGAGAAAGTAATCTCTGAATCCAGAAACAAGAAAGCCGTACCTACTTTAAAAGTGGTAGATTCCAAAGGCGTTGAGCAGAAAGCATACAACTTACCGGTAGGAGCCCACTTAATGGTAAACGACGGTGAGAAAATCAAGGCCGGTAAGGTCTTGATTAAAATCCCGAGAAAATCTGCAAAAGCAGGGGATATCACCGGAGGTCTTCCGAGAGTTACCGAATTGTTTGAAGCAAGAAACCCTTCAAACCCGGCAGTGGTTACAGAAATCGACGGGGTAGTTTCTTACGGAAAAATCAAGAGAGGTAACCGTGAACTGATCGTGGAAGCTAAAACCGGGGAAAGAAAAATTTACCTGGTTAAATTATCCAACCAGATCCTGGTTCAGGAAAATGACTTCGTAAGAGCCGGTTCGCCGCTTTCAGACGGATCCATCACGCCGGATGATATCTTAAGAATCAAAGGTCCAACCGCGGTTCAGGAATATCTGGTAAATGAAATTCAGGAAGTTTACCGTCTTCAGGGGGTAAAGATTGATGATAAGCACTTCGAAATCATTGTAAGACAGATGATGACGAAAGTATCTATTGTTGACGGAGGTGATACTCAGTTCCTTGAAGGGGCCCTTGAACATAAATATGACTTCCTGGAAGAAAACAACAGGGTGTTCGGACTTAAAGTGGTAATGGAAGCCGGAGATTCTAAAGTCTTCAAACCGGGACAGATGATCACGGCAAGAGAACTGAGGGACGAAAACTCCAAGCTGAAGCGTGAAGACCAGGCTTTGGTGGAAGTAAGAGAAGCACTTCCGGCTACGGCAACACCTGTTCTTCAGGGGATTACAAGAGCCGCTCTTCAGACGAAATCATTCATGTCTGCAGCATCGTTCCAGGAAACCACCAAGGTTCTTAACGAAGCCGCTGTGGCAGGTAAGGTTGATGAGCTGAACGGTCTTAAAGAGAACGTAATTGTAGGACACAGAATTCCTGCAGGTACAGGTCTTAAAGAATATCAGAATGTGATCGTAGGTTCTAAAAAAGAATTCGAAGATCTTAACTAA
- the rpoB gene encoding DNA-directed RNA polymerase subunit beta, with translation MSKTTATTKGTPRINFSSAKGKIITPDFLDIQIESFREFFQLDTLPEDRTDEGLYKTFQENFPITDSRNQFVLEFLDYLVDSPRYSIDECVERGLTYSVPLKARLKLYCTDPEHEDFQTVVQDVYLGPVPYMTPSGSFIINGAERVIVTQLHRSPGVFFGQTYHANGTKLYYSRIIPFKGSWMEFTTDINSVMYAYIDRKKKLPLTTLLRAIGYESDKDILQIFDLAEEVKVSKAALKKVEGRTLAARVLNTWFEDFVDEDTGEVVSIERNEIILDRETILEKEHLDLILDAGVKSILIHKENSNEFSIIQNTLQKDPTNSEKEAVEYIYRQLRNADPPDEETARGIIEKLFFSEQRYSLGEVGRYRLNKKLSLNIPTTTEVLTKEDIIAIVRHLIELVNSKTDVDDIDHLSNRRIKTVGEQLAGQFGVGLSRIARTIKERMNVRDNEIFTPLDLVNAKTLTSVINSFFGTNQLSQFMDQTNPLSEITHKRRLSALGPGGLSRERAGFEVRDVHHTHYGRICPIETPEGPNIGLISSLGIYAKINRLGFIETPYRKVADSKIDLNADPIYLNAEDEEDKVIAQANVELNDSGEFLTDRIIARLDGDYPVVEPSQVNLIDVAPNQISGISASLIPFLEHDDANRALMGSNMMRQAVPLLKPQAPIVGTGLEQQVARDSRILINAEGTGTVEYVDADKIIIKYERSEDEDLVQFESATKTYKLTKFRKTNQSTTITLRPNVRVGDTVEKGQVLCDGYATEKGELALGRNLVVAFMPWKGYNFEDAIVINEKVVREDWFTSIHVDEYSLEVRDTKLGMEELTADIPNVSEEATKDLDENGMIRIGAEVKPGDIMIGKITPKGESDPTPEEKLLRAIFGDKAGDVKDASLKADSSLRGVVINKKLFSRNIKDKKKRSEEKLKLEEIENTYKAKFDELRNTLIEKLNTLVSGKTSQGVKNDLDEEIIGKGIKFTHKLLTSVEDYVNVSGADWTVDNDKNELIKQLIHNYKIKFNDIQGVKNREKFAISIGDELPAGIMKLAKVYIAKKRKLNVGDKMAGRHGNKGIVSRIVREEDMPFLEDGTPVDIVLNPLGVPSRMNIGQIYETVLGWAGQKLGMKFATPIFDGATLDQITEYTEKAGLPKFGHTYLYDGGTGERFTQAATVGIIYMLKLGHMVDDKMHARSIGPYSLITQQPLGGKAQFGGQRFGEMEVWALEAFGASNILREILTVKSDDVIGRAKTYEAIAKGESMPEPGIPESFNVLLHELQGLGLDVRLEE, from the coding sequence ATGAGTAAAACAACAGCAACAACTAAGGGAACGCCGAGAATTAATTTCTCTTCAGCAAAAGGAAAAATCATTACTCCTGACTTCCTGGATATCCAGATTGAGTCTTTCAGAGAGTTTTTCCAGCTGGATACGCTTCCTGAAGACAGAACGGATGAAGGTCTTTACAAGACTTTTCAGGAAAACTTCCCGATTACAGACTCCAGAAACCAATTCGTATTGGAATTCCTGGATTATCTGGTAGATTCTCCGCGTTATTCAATTGATGAGTGTGTGGAAAGAGGACTGACGTATTCCGTTCCTCTTAAAGCAAGACTTAAATTGTATTGTACAGACCCTGAGCACGAGGATTTCCAGACCGTGGTTCAGGATGTATATTTAGGCCCGGTTCCTTATATGACGCCTAGCGGATCTTTCATCATCAATGGTGCTGAGAGAGTTATTGTTACGCAGCTTCACCGTTCACCCGGTGTATTCTTCGGACAGACTTACCACGCGAACGGAACCAAACTTTACTATTCAAGAATTATCCCTTTCAAAGGATCTTGGATGGAATTTACAACCGATATCAACAGCGTAATGTACGCGTATATCGACCGTAAGAAAAAATTACCGTTAACTACACTGTTGAGAGCGATCGGTTATGAATCTGATAAGGATATCCTTCAGATCTTTGACCTTGCCGAAGAAGTGAAAGTTTCTAAAGCCGCCCTTAAAAAAGTAGAAGGAAGAACATTGGCTGCGAGAGTTTTGAACACATGGTTCGAAGATTTCGTAGATGAAGATACAGGTGAAGTGGTTTCTATCGAAAGAAATGAAATCATCCTGGACAGAGAAACAATTCTTGAAAAAGAACACTTGGATCTTATCTTGGACGCTGGGGTGAAATCAATACTGATTCACAAAGAAAATTCAAACGAATTCTCTATCATCCAGAATACGTTACAGAAAGACCCAACCAACTCTGAAAAAGAAGCGGTTGAATATATCTACCGTCAGTTAAGAAATGCAGATCCGCCCGATGAGGAAACGGCAAGGGGAATTATTGAAAAATTATTCTTCTCTGAGCAGAGGTATTCATTAGGTGAAGTTGGACGTTACAGACTGAACAAAAAGTTAAGCCTAAACATCCCGACTACCACTGAAGTGCTTACAAAAGAAGATATCATTGCGATTGTAAGACACCTAATTGAGTTAGTAAACTCAAAAACTGATGTTGATGATATTGACCACTTATCAAACAGAAGAATTAAAACGGTTGGTGAGCAGTTGGCAGGACAGTTCGGCGTAGGTCTTTCAAGAATTGCAAGAACCATCAAGGAAAGGATGAACGTTAGAGATAACGAAATTTTTACACCGCTGGACCTTGTTAACGCAAAGACGTTAACATCGGTAATCAACTCATTCTTCGGTACCAACCAGCTTTCTCAGTTTATGGACCAGACTAACCCATTGTCAGAAATCACGCATAAGCGTAGGCTTTCTGCCCTAGGGCCCGGCGGTTTATCAAGAGAAAGAGCAGGTTTCGAGGTTCGTGACGTTCACCATACCCACTACGGAAGAATCTGCCCGATTGAAACTCCGGAAGGACCAAACATCGGTTTGATTTCATCTTTGGGTATCTATGCTAAAATCAACAGGCTTGGTTTCATCGAAACACCGTACAGAAAAGTAGCTGACAGCAAGATTGATCTTAATGCTGATCCTATCTACTTAAATGCGGAGGACGAAGAAGACAAAGTAATTGCCCAGGCAAACGTTGAGCTGAATGATAGCGGTGAATTCCTAACAGACAGGATTATTGCAAGGCTGGATGGCGATTACCCGGTAGTGGAACCTTCTCAGGTAAACCTTATCGATGTAGCACCGAACCAGATTTCCGGTATTTCCGCTTCATTGATTCCGTTTCTGGAACATGATGATGCAAACCGTGCATTGATGGGCTCCAACATGATGCGTCAGGCAGTTCCTTTACTGAAGCCGCAGGCTCCGATTGTAGGTACAGGGCTTGAGCAGCAGGTGGCAAGAGATTCAAGGATTTTGATCAATGCTGAAGGTACCGGTACGGTAGAATACGTAGATGCGGATAAGATCATTATCAAATATGAAAGAAGTGAAGACGAAGATCTGGTACAGTTCGAGTCTGCTACTAAAACATATAAACTGACCAAGTTCAGAAAAACCAACCAGAGTACAACCATTACCCTGAGACCAAACGTAAGAGTAGGGGATACCGTGGAAAAAGGACAGGTGCTTTGTGATGGTTATGCTACTGAAAAAGGAGAATTGGCTTTAGGGAGAAACTTAGTGGTTGCGTTCATGCCTTGGAAAGGATACAACTTCGAGGATGCAATCGTAATCAATGAAAAAGTTGTTCGTGAAGACTGGTTTACTTCGATCCACGTAGATGAATACTCTCTTGAAGTCCGTGATACCAAATTGGGTATGGAAGAACTGACAGCAGATATTCCTAACGTTTCTGAAGAAGCGACCAAAGATCTTGACGAAAACGGAATGATCAGAATCGGTGCTGAAGTGAAGCCTGGTGATATCATGATCGGTAAGATCACACCGAAAGGTGAATCTGACCCGACTCCGGAAGAAAAGCTTTTGAGAGCGATCTTCGGAGACAAGGCCGGTGATGTAAAAGATGCTTCATTGAAAGCTGACTCTTCATTAAGAGGGGTGGTGATCAATAAAAAGTTATTCTCAAGAAATATTAAGGATAAAAAGAAAAGAAGCGAAGAAAAACTTAAGCTTGAAGAGATTGAAAATACCTACAAAGCTAAGTTTGACGAGCTGAGAAATACTTTAATCGAGAAACTGAATACACTGGTTAGCGGCAAAACTTCTCAGGGTGTGAAAAATGACCTTGATGAAGAAATTATCGGTAAAGGAATTAAATTCACGCATAAATTATTGACCTCCGTTGAAGATTACGTTAACGTAAGCGGTGCAGACTGGACGGTTGATAACGATAAGAATGAATTGATCAAACAGTTGATTCACAACTATAAAATCAAATTCAATGATATCCAGGGGGTTAAAAACCGTGAGAAATTCGCAATTTCTATCGGGGATGAACTGCCTGCAGGTATTATGAAGCTGGCTAAAGTATACATCGCTAAAAAGCGTAAGCTGAATGTAGGGGATAAAATGGCAGGACGTCACGGTAACAAAGGGATTGTTTCAAGAATCGTTCGTGAAGAAGATATGCCGTTCCTTGAAGACGGGACACCGGTAGACATCGTACTGAACCCGCTTGGGGTACCTTCCCGTATGAACATCGGGCAGATCTATGAAACCGTTCTCGGATGGGCGGGTCAGAAACTGGGAATGAAGTTCGCTACACCGATCTTTGACGGGGCTACGCTTGATCAGATTACAGAGTATACAGAGAAAGCAGGCCTTCCTAAATTCGGTCATACATATCTTTATGACGGAGGTACCGGAGAAAGGTTCACACAGGCAGCAACCGTAGGTATTATCTACATGCTGAAATTAGGGCACATGGTGGATGATAAAATGCACGCACGTTCCATCGGACCTTACTCACTGATTACGCAGCAGCCGTTAGGAGGTAAAGCTCAGTTCGGAGGCCAGAGATTCGGAGAGATGGAGGTTTGGGCACTTGAAGCGTTCGGAGCATCCAATATCCTGAGAGAAATCCTGACTGTGAAATCTGATGACGTAATTGGTAGAGCGAAAACTTATGAAGCCATTGCGAAAGGTGAATCGATGCCGGAACCTGGTATTCCTGAATCTTTCAACGTATTACTTCACGAGTTACAAGGACTTGGACTTGATGTAAGACTTGAGGAATAA
- the rplL gene encoding 50S ribosomal protein L7/L12, whose product MSDLKNLAETLVNLTVKDVNELAAILKDEYGIEPAAAAVVVAAGGAGEAAEEKTEFDVILKAAGASKLAIVKLVKDLTGAGLKEAKDIVDSAPAAIKTGISKDEAEALKKQLEEAGAEVELK is encoded by the coding sequence TAAAAAATTTAGCTGAAACGCTAGTAAACTTAACCGTAAAAGACGTAAACGAATTAGCTGCTATCCTTAAGGACGAGTACGGAATTGAGCCGGCTGCTGCTGCTGTAGTAGTTGCTGCAGGTGGTGCAGGTGAAGCTGCTGAAGAGAAAACTGAATTCGACGTAATTCTTAAAGCTGCAGGTGCTTCTAAATTAGCAATCGTTAAATTGGTAAAAGATTTAACTGGTGCTGGTCTTAAAGAAGCTAAAGATATCGTAGACAGTGCTCCTGCTGCAATCAAAACAGGGATCTCTAAAGACGAAGCTGAAGCGCTTAAAAAGCAATTGGAAGAAGCTGGTGCTGAAGTAGAATTGAAATAA